A portion of the Lolium rigidum isolate FL_2022 chromosome 1, APGP_CSIRO_Lrig_0.1, whole genome shotgun sequence genome contains these proteins:
- the LOC124695122 gene encoding F-box/kelch-repeat protein At1g80440-like, with protein sequence MSSCFAATAMGDLIPGLPEEVARECLIRVGFDQLPTVRRISRQWKEEVESPDYSRLRRAEGLARPVIAMVQAQPEHVVEPGPAQKHSSASSAVNGGPANNYRMVLLDPVEGRWASLPVLPGPTGSLPLFCQVTAVDGEMGRKRLVVVGGWDPESWAPTDSVYVYDFLIGAWRRGAPMPGPRRSFFATAAVGGTVYVAGGHDEEKNALRSALAYDPDSDAWTALPDMGEERDEPRGLCIGGKFLVIGGYPTPEQGRFAGSAEAFDPATGAWSPVGEALLEDGACPRTCCVAPGAERVYMIRDGNLVARDGGAFAAWRTVASVPEDARTASTVSAIPDGRVVVIGSGCHGGEQTVYMLCDVAGKPASWARAPAPPEFSGHVQAACFLEI encoded by the coding sequence ATGAGCAGCTGCTTCGCGGCAACAGCAATGGGCGACCTGATCCCCGGGTTGCCGGAGGAGGTGGCGAGGGAGTGCCTCATCCGGGTGGGGTTCGACCAGCTGCCCACGGTGCGGCGCATCTCGCGGCAGTGGAAGGAGGAGGTCGAGTCGCCGGACTACAGCCGCCTGCGCCGCGCGGAGGGGCTGGCGCGCCCCGTGATCGCCATGGTCCAGGCGCAGCCCGAGCATGTCGTCGAGCCGGGACCGGCGCAGAAGCACTCGTCCGCGTCGTCGGCTGTCAACGGCGGCCCGGCGAACAACTACAGGATGGTGCTGCTCGACCCGGTGGAAGGGCGGTGGGCCTCGCTCCCGGTGCTGCCTGGCCCGACGGGCAGCCTTCCTCTGTTCTGCCAGGTCACCGCGGTGGACGGCGAGATGGGGAGGAAGCGGCTCGTGGTCGTCGGCGGATGGGACCCGGAGTCGTGGGCGCCGACGGACTCGGTGTACGTGTACGACTTCTTGATTGGCgcgtggcggcgcggcgcgcCCATGCCCGGCCCGCGCCGGTCGTTCTTCGCCACCGCGGCCGTCGGCGGGACCGTGTACGTGGCCGGCGGGCACGACGAGGAGAAGAACGCGCTGCGCTCGGCGCTGGCGTACGACCCGGACTCCGACGCGTGGACCGCGCTCCCGGACATGGGGGAGGAGCGCGACGAGCCGCGCGGGCTCTGCATCGGCGGCAAGTTCCTGGTCATCGGCGGGTACCCGACGCCGGAGCAGGGTCGTTTCGCTGGCTCCGCCGAGGCGTTCGACCCGGCGACGGGGGCCTGGTCCCCTGTCGGGGAGGCTCTGCTCGAGGACGGCGCGTGCCCGAGGACGTGCTGCGTGGCGCCGGGAGCCGAGCGCGTGTACATGATCCGCGACGGGAACCTGGTGGCGCGCGACGGCGGAGCGTTTGCAGCATGGCGCACGGTGGCGTCCGTGCCGGAGGACGCCCGCACCGCGTCCACCGTCTCCGCCATTCCCGACGGCCGCGTCGTGGTCATCGGCTCCGGCTGCCACGGAGGGGAACAGACCGTGTACATGCTGTGCGACGTGGCCGGCAAGCCCGCGTCCTGGGCgcgcgcgccggcgccgccggagtTCTCCGGGCACGTGCAGGCCGCCTGCTTCCTGGAGATCTGA